The Burkholderia lata genome contains a region encoding:
- the gspL gene encoding type II secretion system protein GspL: MSTLIVSLPPREPAVPLQEWQWPELPFTLVDKAGHVQRAGRAALALLPRANATVLIVAARDVLLLAATVPPLKGPKLRQALPNIVEDQLIQDPLGCHIALDPDALPDGRRVLAVVDRAWFRTICDAFTAAGHRHLSAVPATRCLPAPHVAAPPADSEVDAAAVAADAVETPPARPATVAAVLGLAASVEQVLVEAGAQPAAAGAPRLELAVARGALGEGFAAPASRAAGTLAALAGGGDVELYELGEPGAEPRLASVGRTDGGPLLPGAAPLSFDAFARRALTEKFDLCQFEFESQPWRFDRATVKRLRVPLALVAATLGVAVIGMNLHWWKLSRERDALSAQITETLLSAFPKTTTVLDPPAQMQRQLDQLRLAAGELSPNDFLALSSGLSRSMGALPLNGIASLDYHDRKLDVGFKPEVKVDPDFTQRLARNGLSGEVDSNTGKWTIRSRS; encoded by the coding sequence GTGAGCACGTTGATTGTTTCTTTGCCGCCGCGCGAGCCTGCCGTGCCGTTGCAGGAATGGCAGTGGCCCGAGCTGCCGTTCACGCTCGTCGACAAGGCCGGCCATGTGCAGCGCGCCGGCCGTGCGGCGCTCGCGCTGCTGCCGCGCGCGAACGCGACGGTGCTGATCGTCGCCGCGCGCGACGTGCTGCTGCTGGCCGCGACCGTGCCGCCGCTCAAGGGCCCGAAGCTGCGTCAGGCGCTGCCCAACATCGTCGAGGATCAGCTGATCCAGGATCCGCTCGGCTGCCATATCGCGCTCGATCCGGACGCACTGCCCGATGGGCGCCGCGTGCTGGCCGTCGTCGATCGCGCGTGGTTCCGCACGATCTGCGACGCGTTCACGGCGGCCGGCCACCGGCACCTGAGCGCGGTGCCCGCGACCCGCTGCCTGCCGGCGCCGCATGTCGCCGCACCGCCGGCCGACAGCGAAGTCGATGCCGCCGCGGTTGCCGCGGACGCCGTCGAGACGCCGCCCGCCCGTCCGGCGACGGTGGCCGCGGTGCTCGGGCTTGCGGCATCGGTTGAACAGGTGCTCGTCGAGGCCGGCGCGCAGCCGGCGGCGGCCGGTGCGCCGCGCCTCGAACTCGCGGTCGCTCGCGGCGCACTCGGTGAAGGCTTCGCGGCGCCCGCGTCGCGCGCGGCCGGCACGCTGGCCGCGCTCGCGGGCGGTGGCGACGTCGAACTGTACGAACTCGGTGAACCGGGCGCGGAGCCGCGGCTCGCTTCGGTCGGCCGCACCGACGGCGGCCCGCTGCTGCCGGGCGCCGCACCGCTGTCGTTCGACGCATTCGCACGGCGCGCGCTGACCGAGAAGTTCGACCTGTGCCAGTTCGAATTCGAATCGCAGCCGTGGCGCTTCGACCGCGCGACGGTGAAGCGCCTGCGCGTGCCGCTCGCCCTCGTCGCGGCGACGCTCGGCGTGGCGGTGATCGGGATGAACCTGCACTGGTGGAAGCTGTCGCGCGAGCGCGATGCGTTGTCCGCGCAGATCACCGAGACGCTGCTGTCTGCGTTCCCGAAGACGACGACGGTGCTCGATCCGCCCGCGCAGATGCAGCGCCAGCTCGACCAGTTGCGCCTCGCGGCCGGCGAGCTGTCGCCGAACGATTTCCTCGCGCTGTCGAGCGGGCTGTCGCGGTCGATGGGCGCGCTGCCGCTGAACGGCATCGCATCGCTCGACTATCACGACCGGAAGCTCGACGTCGGCTTCAAGCCGGAGGTCAAGGTCGATCCCGATTTCACGCAGCGCCTCGCGCGTAACGGACTGTCCGGCGAAGTCGACAGCAACACGGGCAAATGGACGATCCGGAGCCGCTCATGA
- the gspK gene encoding type II secretion system minor pseudopilin GspK codes for MRARPHRSLFAARAAGRARARGRQRGAAIITALLVVALSAILVSGMLWRQQVQIRRIENQRVIAQAQWVARGALDWTRMILRSEGDTAPGITYLGGIWGVPIAKTKLSDFLGRIGAPNDTGGEDTYISGSIEDAQAKFNLRNLVASPAPGVLQLNVTQVQAFQRLLTTLGYDGAFAKRIALQVRASLLNSATRFQMPTLPGGGTAPPITAPVTTDQQGGGLTDDPGMTGGDRGPAPLMMTGVDSLLDVDGVTPEMVARLRPFVTVLPTTTPVNMNTAPAEVIAALMPGMSVSSAQALVSRRETVFFRNVGDVQLALRGAGAPNVTLDSSVIDVNSSYFIVHGRIQHDRAEVDRTSLVYRDPTTHSTRVVRIRDQL; via the coding sequence ATGCGCGCGCGCCCTCACCGCTCATTATTTGCCGCCCGTGCCGCCGGTCGCGCGCGGGCACGCGGCCGCCAGCGCGGCGCGGCGATCATCACGGCGCTGCTGGTCGTCGCGCTGTCGGCGATCCTCGTGTCGGGGATGCTGTGGCGCCAGCAGGTGCAGATCCGCCGCATCGAAAACCAGCGCGTGATCGCGCAGGCGCAGTGGGTCGCGCGCGGCGCGCTCGACTGGACGCGGATGATCCTGCGCTCCGAAGGCGATACGGCGCCCGGCATCACGTATCTCGGCGGGATCTGGGGCGTGCCGATCGCGAAGACGAAACTGTCGGACTTCCTCGGCCGGATCGGCGCGCCCAACGACACCGGCGGCGAAGACACCTATATCTCCGGCTCGATCGAAGACGCACAGGCGAAGTTCAACCTGCGCAACCTCGTGGCGTCGCCGGCGCCCGGCGTGCTGCAGTTGAACGTCACGCAGGTCCAGGCGTTCCAGCGCCTGCTGACGACGCTCGGTTACGACGGCGCGTTCGCGAAGCGCATCGCGCTGCAGGTGCGCGCGAGCCTGCTGAATTCGGCGACGCGTTTCCAGATGCCGACGCTGCCGGGTGGCGGCACGGCGCCGCCGATCACTGCGCCGGTGACGACCGATCAGCAAGGCGGCGGCCTCACCGACGATCCCGGCATGACGGGCGGCGACCGCGGGCCGGCGCCGCTGATGATGACGGGCGTCGACAGCCTGCTCGACGTCGACGGCGTGACGCCCGAGATGGTCGCGCGGTTGCGCCCGTTCGTCACCGTGCTGCCGACCACGACACCCGTGAACATGAACACGGCGCCGGCCGAGGTGATCGCGGCGCTGATGCCGGGAATGAGCGTGTCGTCTGCGCAGGCGCTCGTGTCGCGCCGCGAGACCGTGTTTTTCCGCAACGTCGGCGACGTGCAGCTCGCGCTGCGCGGCGCCGGTGCGCCGAACGTGACGCTCGACTCGAGCGTCATCGACGTCAATTCGAGCTATTTCATCGTGCATGGCCGGATCCAGCACGACCGCGCGGAGGTCGATCGCACTTCGCTCGTGTATCGTGATCCGACCACGCATTCGACACGGGTCGTGCGCATTCGCGACCAGCTATAA
- a CDS encoding prepilin-type N-terminal cleavage/methylation domain-containing protein yields MRRPLARPARGFTLIELMIAIAILAVVAILAWRGLDQIMRGRDKVAAAMEDERVFAQMFDQMRIDARLAATDDEAGQPAIGVAGNTLQIVRELEVPGVAPRLQVVRYRIAVGRVVRYASPPIDDANRLRSMLKDSSVEGWSWVALMGGVGAIDAKLYVPRVGWTTNLQTADEALAQNNDALKVPQIGNAPPARAVTGLQVSIGATSLRVPVTRIFLVGE; encoded by the coding sequence ATGCGACGCCCGCTCGCCCGCCCCGCTCGCGGCTTCACGCTGATCGAGCTGATGATCGCGATCGCGATCCTCGCGGTGGTCGCGATCCTCGCGTGGCGCGGGCTCGACCAGATCATGCGCGGTCGCGACAAGGTCGCGGCCGCGATGGAAGACGAGCGCGTGTTCGCGCAGATGTTCGACCAGATGCGCATCGACGCGCGGCTCGCCGCGACCGACGACGAGGCCGGCCAGCCGGCGATCGGCGTCGCCGGCAATACGTTGCAGATCGTCCGCGAACTCGAGGTGCCGGGCGTTGCGCCGCGGCTGCAGGTGGTGCGTTACCGGATCGCCGTCGGGCGCGTGGTGCGCTACGCATCGCCGCCGATCGACGACGCGAACCGGCTGCGCAGCATGCTGAAGGACAGCAGCGTCGAAGGCTGGAGCTGGGTCGCGCTGATGGGGGGCGTCGGCGCGATCGACGCGAAGCTGTACGTGCCGCGCGTGGGCTGGACCACCAACCTGCAGACGGCCGACGAAGCGCTCGCACAGAACAACGATGCACTCAAGGTGCCGCAGATCGGCAACGCGCCGCCCGCACGCGCGGTGACGGGCCTGCAGGTCAGCATCGGCGCAACGTCGCTGCGCGTGCCGGTCACGCGCATCTTCCTCGTCGGGGAATGA
- the gspI gene encoding type II secretion system minor pseudopilin GspI, with protein sequence MTMRRRLPSSVSSSRGFTMIEVLVALAIIAVALAASIRAVGTMANNASDLHRRLLAGWSADNALAQMRLTHAWPEIGEQSFDCSQGNVQLVCTQRVSTTPNPVFRRVRISVSMPGHTGVLAQMVTVVANETSRPL encoded by the coding sequence ATGACGATGCGTCGTCGCCTGCCCTCTTCCGTTTCTTCATCGCGCGGTTTCACGATGATCGAGGTGCTGGTCGCACTCGCGATCATCGCGGTCGCGCTCGCCGCGTCGATCCGCGCGGTCGGCACGATGGCGAACAACGCGTCCGATCTTCATCGCCGGCTGCTCGCCGGCTGGAGCGCCGACAACGCGCTTGCGCAGATGCGGCTCACGCACGCGTGGCCGGAGATCGGCGAACAGAGTTTCGACTGCTCGCAGGGCAACGTGCAGCTGGTCTGCACGCAGCGCGTGAGCACCACGCCCAACCCGGTGTTCCGGCGCGTGCGGATTTCGGTGAGCATGCCCGGGCATACCGGCGTGCTGGCGCAAATGGTGACGGTGGTCGCGAATGAAACCAGCCGTCCGCTCTGA
- a CDS encoding GspH/FimT family pseudopilin has translation MLAIRTTSRCGRDRRVRRGAASSAPAHADGGRALHCARRHRARGFTLLEMLVVLVIAGLLVSLASLSLTRNPRTDLREEAQRIALLFETAGDEAQVRARPIAWQPTAHGFRFDVSSSDGWRTLRDDLLRPRDWDGGVTGADIDYPGSDTHANRVVFGTESIDTPVRVTLHSAAGSATIVGTGNGRYEVQ, from the coding sequence ATGCTCGCCATTCGCACGACCTCCCGCTGCGGCCGCGATCGCCGTGTGCGTCGCGGCGCGGCTTCGTCCGCGCCGGCGCATGCCGACGGCGGGCGGGCGTTGCACTGCGCGCGGCGTCATCGCGCGCGCGGCTTCACGCTGCTCGAAATGCTGGTCGTGCTCGTGATCGCGGGCCTGCTCGTGTCGCTCGCGTCCTTGTCGCTCACGCGCAATCCGCGCACCGACCTGCGCGAGGAAGCGCAGCGCATCGCGCTGCTGTTCGAGACGGCCGGCGACGAAGCGCAGGTGCGGGCCCGGCCGATCGCGTGGCAGCCGACCGCGCACGGCTTCCGTTTCGACGTGAGCTCGTCCGACGGCTGGCGCACGCTGCGCGACGACCTGCTGCGCCCGCGTGACTGGGACGGCGGCGTCACCGGCGCCGATATCGACTATCCGGGGTCCGACACGCATGCGAATCGTGTCGTGTTCGGTACCGAGAGCATCGACACGCCGGTGCGCGTGACGCTGCATTCGGCGGCCGGCAGCGCGACGATCGTCGGCACCGGCAACGGCCGCTACGAGGTGCAATGA
- the gspG gene encoding type II secretion system major pseudopilin GspG: protein MQTWITRRNAAVRRQRGFTLIEIMVVVAILGILAALIVPKIMSRPDEARRIAAKQDIGTIMQALKLYRLDNGRYPTQDQGLNALIQKPSTDPIPNNWKDGGYLERLPNDPWGNGYKYLNPGVHGEIDVFSYGADGKEGGEGNDTDIGSWQ from the coding sequence ATGCAAACGTGGATCACTCGCCGCAACGCGGCCGTGCGTCGTCAGCGCGGTTTCACGCTGATCGAGATCATGGTGGTGGTCGCGATCCTCGGGATCCTGGCGGCGCTGATCGTGCCGAAGATCATGAGCCGCCCCGACGAGGCACGCCGCATCGCCGCGAAGCAGGACATCGGCACGATCATGCAGGCGCTCAAGCTGTACCGTCTCGACAACGGTCGCTACCCGACCCAGGATCAGGGCCTGAACGCGCTGATCCAGAAGCCGTCCACCGATCCGATCCCGAACAACTGGAAGGACGGCGGCTATCTCGAGCGCCTGCCGAACGATCCGTGGGGTAACGGCTACAAGTACCTGAACCCGGGCGTGCACGGCGAGATCGACGTGTTCAGCTACGGCGCCGACGGCAAGGAAGGCGGCGAAGGCAACGACACCGACATCGGTTCGTGGCAATAA